The genomic interval GCCGCTCCCCAGGGCGCCCTGCAGGGGGTGCCACGGGGGAGGTCACATGACCCCCCCGGGGCCCTGCAGGGGGCCGTGCCCTGGGGGCCACGTGATCCCCCCGGGGGTCACTGGCCAATCAGGAGGCACCTCTGCAAGCCCCTGCGCCAGGGGGCGCCTTCAGCGCAGGCCGGCTCCCAGGAGCCCTTGCGGCGGgagccctgctggaggccgcCCGGCTCCCGCGGGGCCCTCTGGGCAACGGGGAGCGGCCCTCTGGGTGCTCGGCAGGGGGCGCTGTACTCACAGTCACGTGACTCCCGCGAGGCCCTGTCGCCAGTCAGCCGCAGCTGCTGGGCATCTCTGCACCAGGGGGCGCCACCCTGTGGGAAGCGAGAGTCCCATGAGCCTTTGCGGCAGGAGCCATGTTGGGGGTCACCTGACTGCCTCGAGGCTCTGCGGTGTGCGTCACCTTTGCGGCCACGTGACTCCCAGGATGCCCTGCGGCCCGCAAGGGAGGCGCTTCCCGAGCCCCTGCGCCGGGGGGGGCCGGGCTTGAGGTCACGTGAGCCCCGTGAGGCGCCGCAGCCAATCAGGAGCAGTGCCCGTGATGCCCTGCAGGGGGCGCCGCTGCAGCGGCCGCTGGGTGAGAGAGCAGAGGAGCCCGCGCGGGCCGGGGGGCGTCTGTGGGTGGGGGTCATCTGGGGGCCACGGGGATACTTCTTGGGACTGCAGGGCACTTGTAGGCCAGGGCAGTCACttgtggggctgcagggcacttgcggggctgggggggggggcagttCTGGGTCAGGGGTTCActtgaggggctggggggacactCGTGGGCATGGGGGTCGCTTGAGGGACTGAGGCACCACTTGTGGGTTGGGGAGGCACTTCTGGGTCAGGAAGTCActtgtggggctgggggaacaCTTGTGGTACTGCCACCCCCTGTGACACGCAGGCCCCCCAGGCTGTTTGGGGGACCCCCTCCTCTGGATGCTGCGATGCCACCGCCGAGCCATAAGGGGACGGCTTCGGTAGGACGCTCCCATCCCCAAGTTTTAGGGGTCTGCCCCTGCGCCTCCGCCAGGTCCC from Corvus moneduloides isolate bCorMon1 unplaced genomic scaffold, bCorMon1.pri scaffold_98_arrow_ctg1, whole genome shotgun sequence carries:
- the LOC116439095 gene encoding basic salivary proline-rich protein 2-like isoform X1 gives rise to the protein MERTLSLEQRTERLVQRSQALLSTRPRGPERAKPPFGSAPSRSTLGDPLVQWRLRRCQREEPALDAPSAGRALPGSAAPQGALQGVPRGRSHDPPGALQGAVPWGPRDPPGGHWPIRRHLCKPLRQGAPSAQAGSQEPLRREPCWRPPGSRGALWATGSGPLGARQGALYSQSRDSREALSPVSRSCWASLHQGAPPCGKRESHEPLRQEPCWGSPDCLEALRCASPLRPRDSQDALRPAREALPEPLRRGGPGLRSREPREAPQPIRSSARDALQGAPLQRPLGPSRPSWNPHQGAPNPWAAGESLLWHLQHLLTWGSARGGETTAVKGTWHQRRHQQSKKHFPSSSWCQVNSDGRSDSTLFRTPNPVPRMPVTSILVHMDEVRTHVHNHPA
- the LOC116439095 gene encoding basic salivary proline-rich protein 2-like isoform X5 — translated: MERTLSLEQRTERLVQRSQALLSTRPRGPERAKPPFGSAPSRSTLGDPLVQWRLRRCQREEPALDAPSAGRALPGSAAPQGALQGVPRGRSHDPPGALQGAVPWGPRDPPGGHWPIRRHLCKPLRQGAPSAQAGSQEPLRREPCWRPPGSRGALWATGSGPLGARQGALYSQSRDSREALSPVSRSCWASLHQGAPPCGKRESHEPLRQEPCWGSPDCLEALRCASPLRPRDSQDALRPAREALPEPLRRGGPGLRSREPREAPQPIRSSARDALQGAPLQRPLGPSRPSWNPHQGAPNPWAAGESLLWHLQHLLTWGSARGGETTAVKGTWHQRRHQQSKKHFPSSSWCQGILWNMDLLL
- the LOC116439095 gene encoding uncharacterized protein LOC116439095 isoform X3, producing MERTLSLEQRTERLVQRSQALLSTRPRGPERAKPPFGSAPSRSTLGDPLVQWRLRRCQREEPALDAPSAGRALPGSAAPQGALQGVPRGRSHDPPGALQGAVPWGPRDPPGGHWPIRRHLCKPLRQGAPSAQAGSQEPLRREPCWRPPGSRGALWATGSGPLGARQGALYSQSRDSREALSPVSRSCWASLHQGAPPCGKRESHEPLRQEPCWGSPDCLEALRCASPLRPRDSQDALRPAREALPEPLRRGGPGLRSREPREAPQPIRSSARDALQGAPLQRPLGCLGDPLLWMLRCHRRAIRGRLRAIETLLEPPPGRPQPMGCRGISALAPAAPPHLGICSGRRDNSSERDLAPKEASAEQETFPKL
- the LOC116439095 gene encoding basic salivary proline-rich protein 2-like isoform X2, producing the protein MERTLSLEQRTERLVQRSQALLSTRPRGPERAKPPFGSAPSRSTLGDPLVQWRLRRCQREEPALDAPSAGRALPGSAAPQGALQGVPRGRSHDPPGALQGAVPWGPRDPPGGHWPIRRHLCKPLRQGAPSAQAGSQEPLRREPCWRPPGSRGALWATGSGPLGARQGALYSQSRDSREALSPVSRSCWASLHQGAPPCGKRESHEPLRQEPCWGSPDCLEALRCASPLRPRDSQDALRPAREALPEPLRRGGPGLRSREPREAPQPIRSSARDALQGAPLQRPLGPSRPSWNPHQGAPNPWAAGESLLWHLQHLLTWGSARGGETTAVKGTWHQRRHQQSKKHFPSSSWCQVNSDGRSDFMCLTLSCVRPQHCITKAAEKTTTP
- the LOC116439095 gene encoding basic salivary proline-rich protein 2-like isoform X6, giving the protein MERTLSLEQRTERLVQRSQALLSTRPRGPERAKPPFGSAPSRSTLGDPLVQWRLRRCQREEPALDAPSAGRALPGSAAPQGALQGVPRGRSHDPPGALQGAVPWGPRDPPGGHWPIRRHLCKPLRQGAPSAQAGSQEPLRREPCWRPPGSRGALWATGSGPLGARQGALYSQSRDSREALSPVSRSCWASLHQGAPPCGKRESHEPLRQEPCWGSPDCLEALRCASPLRPRDSQDALRPAREALPEPLRRGGPGLRSREPREAPQPIRSSARDALQGAPLQRPLGPSRPSWNPHQGAPNPWWVQ
- the LOC116439095 gene encoding basic salivary proline-rich protein 1-like isoform X4, whose protein sequence is MERTLSLEQRTERLVQRRSTLGDPLVQWRLRRCQREEPALDAPSAGRALPGSAAPQGALQGVPRGRSHDPPGALQGAVPWGPRDPPGGHWPIRRHLCKPLRQGAPSAQAGSQEPLRREPCWRPPGSRGALWATGSGPLGARQGALYSQSRDSREALSPVSRSCWASLHQGAPPCGKRESHEPLRQEPCWGSPDCLEALRCASPLRPRDSQDALRPAREALPEPLRRGGPGLRSREPREAPQPIRSSARDALQGAPLQRPLGPSRPSWNPHQGAPNPWAAGESLLWHLQHLLTWGSARGGETTAVKGTWHQRRHQQSKKHFPSSSWCQVNSDGRSDSTLFRTPNPVPRMPVTSILVHMDEVRTHVHNHPA